Proteins encoded together in one Gigantopelta aegis isolate Gae_Host chromosome 8, Gae_host_genome, whole genome shotgun sequence window:
- the LOC121379557 gene encoding uncharacterized protein LOC121379557: MSQNLVDNLSVTQIKRSKRADLVEIAKDRNIDIEQAKTISEMRDIIIAESFGVEEDTEGIRVEQIDPIPEVEGVTLSAEQQVAFKKLEWEMEMKRWDREKDENERERQFQIEKMRMEHEFRMREGEPRGAPRDHGRNEVDSQGFRLSEAYRLVPVFEENHVDKFFQLFERMAQELLWPKEKWSLLAQSRFRGKASEAYSALSDGSARDYEVLKEAVLRAYELTGEAYRQKFRHLKKLESQTYAEFIAVKSRLFDQWIRSQKSGGSYEKLREMVILEDVKNGLPMNVRMHLEDKQVDSLEEAAASADNFSLIHKVQSTQSSFNYHQNSRKPQFGSASVKPSGFHYVSSLAGSGKHRVQQRPSVLGQVDQRSQLSAQAKPFRPRCSYCHMDNHVIADCFKWRRDNSKVVALVQQEERCKQSRLTGLPERNMYEAYISSGKICDVRLDHPPTPVTIYRDTGAGQSLIVQGGLNKVPHSYTGKSVVLTAVGGQCMTVPLHEIYLSSQFVTGKVIVGVVPHLPFANVHVLLGNDLSDKCCQKRCDQLEVQEVPISVVDKDIGDIKYPACATTRSMTRKAKIRPADDINLSETFLSHEAESELGKRNTGGEIPYSGVTQPSGLYISAREV, from the coding sequence atgagTCAAAATTTGGTGGACAATCTTAGCGTTACGCAGATTAAACGTAGCAAGAGGGCGGATTTAGTAGAAATAGCCAAGGACAGAAATATTGACATAGAGCAGGCAAAAACGATTAGTGAAATGAGGGATATAATTATAGCAGAGAGCTTTGGTGTCGAAGAAGACACGGAAGGAATAAGGGTGGAGCAAATAGATCCCATCCCCGAGGTAGAAGGGGTTACGCTTAGTGCTGAACAACAGGTAGCATTTAagaagttggaatgggaaatggAAATGAAAAGATGGGATAGAGAGAAGGatgaaaatgagagagagagacagtttCAGATAGAAAAGATGAGAATGGAACATGAGTTTCGAATGAGAGAAGGAGAACCTAGAGGGGCTCCACGTGATCATGGTAGGAATGAGGTGGATAGTCAAGGTTTCAGGTTGTCCGAGGCATATAGGTTGGTACCTGTGTTTGAGGAAAACCATGTGGATAAGTTTTTCCAGTTATTTGAAAGGATGGCACAGGAGCTATTGTGGCCTAAAGAGAAATGGTCGTTGCTAGCTCAGAGTAGGTTTAGAGGAAAAGCAAGTGAAGCGTATAGTGCATTAAGTGATGGAAGTGCTAGAGATTATGAGGTTTTAAAGGAGGCTGTCTTGAGAGCATACGAGTTAACTGGGGAGGCCTATCGACAAAAGTTCCGTCATTTAAAAAAGTTAGAATCTCAGACATATGCTGAATTTATTGCTGTGAAATCTAGATTGTTTGATCAGTGGATTAGATCACAAAAGAGTGGGGGTAGTTACGAAAAACTGAGAGAAATGGTTATTCTAGAAGACGTAAAAAATGGTTTGCCCATGAATGTAAGAATGCATTTAGAGGATAAACAAGTTGATTCTTTGGAAGAGGCGGCGGCGTCTGCCGATAATTTTTCTCTAATACACAAAGTTCAGTCGACGCAGTCCAGTTTTAATTATCATCAAAACAGTAGAAAACCCCAGTTTGGTAGTGCCAGTGTCAAACCGTCCGGCTTTCATTACGTCAGTTCTTTAGCTGGAAGTGGAAAACATAGGGTTCAGCAGCGCCCCTCAGTATTAGGACAGGTTGATCAGAGATCTCAGTTGTCGGCACAGGCAAAACCATTTCGACCGAGGTGTTCTTATTGCCACATGGATAATCATGTAATTGCTGACTGTTTTAAGTGGAGAAGGGATAACAGTAAGGTGGTAGCATTGGTTCAACAAGAAGAGAGGTGCAAACAATCGCGTTTGACAGGTCTGCCAGAGAGAAATATGTATGAAGCCTATATTTCCTCTGGTAAGATTTGTGATGTCAGACTGGACCACCCACCGACGCCGGTGACCATTTATAGAGATACAGGGGCAGGTCAGAGTTTAATTGTTCAGGGAGGGTTGAATAAGGTTCCTCATTCTTACACCGGGAAAAGTGTAGTATTAACCGCAGTAGGAGGTCAATGTATGACGGTCCCTTTGCATGAGATATATTTAAGTTCCCAGTTTGTGACTGGAAAGGTAATTGTGGGAGTAGTACCACATCTACCATTTGCCAATGTTCACGTTTTACTTGGGAATGATTTGTCCGACAAATGTTGTCAAAAACGTTGTGACCAATTGGAGGTTCAAGAAGTACCCATTAGCGTAGTAGATAAGGACATAGGGGATATCAAGTATCCAGCTTGCGCCACGACCCGATCAATGACCAGAAAGGCCAAAATAAGACCAGCTGACGATATTAACCTATCAGAGACGTTCCTGAGTCATGAGGCCGAGAGCGAGTTGGGGAAGCGTAACACCGGGGGGGAAATTCCATACTCCGGGGTTACGCAACCCAGTGGTCTCTACATCAGCGCCCGAGAGGTGTGA